One Myxococcaceae bacterium JPH2 DNA window includes the following coding sequences:
- a CDS encoding GNAT family N-acetyltransferase yields the protein MKTVIFACVHNAGRSQMAAAFFNLLADPAKARAVSAGTQPAEKVHPEVQAVMAEAGVDLSQARPQRLTDELARGAARLITMGCGEACPFVPGLQREDWGLEDPKGKPRERVRVIRDDIRARVAALVLREDWSKTGHVFRPARQEDRAGIETMLRTAGLPTAGVADHLPNFLVAEHAGELVAAAGLEHHGTSALLRSVVVRADHQGTGLGAALARAQLDLATKRGCDAVFLLTTTAANYFERFGFIRTDRASMPEELHASEELRGACPASATVMRHTHSA from the coding sequence ATGAAGACGGTCATATTCGCCTGCGTGCACAACGCCGGGCGCTCACAGATGGCCGCGGCATTCTTCAACCTCCTGGCCGACCCCGCGAAGGCTCGCGCGGTCTCCGCGGGGACACAGCCCGCGGAGAAGGTCCATCCGGAAGTGCAGGCCGTCATGGCCGAAGCCGGGGTGGATCTCTCGCAGGCCAGGCCGCAGCGATTGACGGATGAGCTGGCGCGAGGAGCAGCAAGGCTCATCACCATGGGCTGCGGCGAGGCCTGCCCGTTCGTCCCCGGACTCCAGCGTGAAGACTGGGGACTGGAAGACCCGAAGGGAAAACCACGGGAGCGAGTGCGAGTGATTCGCGACGACATCCGCGCACGAGTCGCGGCCCTGGTCCTGCGCGAGGACTGGAGCAAAACGGGGCACGTGTTCCGCCCCGCACGTCAGGAAGACCGTGCAGGCATTGAAACAATGCTGCGCACAGCGGGGCTCCCCACCGCAGGGGTAGCGGATCACCTGCCGAACTTCCTCGTGGCGGAGCACGCCGGAGAATTGGTCGCGGCAGCAGGCCTGGAGCATCACGGAACAAGCGCCCTGCTTCGCTCCGTCGTCGTCCGAGCCGACCACCAGGGAACCGGGCTCGGCGCGGCACTGGCCCGAGCCCAACTCGACCTCGCCACGAAGCGAGGCTGCGACGCCGTCTTCCTCCTGACCACCACAGCCGCCAACTACTTCGAGCGTTTCGGCTTCATCCGAACCGACCGAGCCAGCATGCCGGAGGAACTGCACGCCTCAGAAGAACTGCGAGGTGCATGTCCCGCCAGCGCCACCGTCATGAGGCACACGCACTCTGCATGA
- a CDS encoding SMI1/KNR4 family protein produces the protein MPMAELLAEVSRSHFPNPPATVAQIAEFEVRVGWRLDPDLRAFYLHCDGARLFDRIDPAFYFFPLAELRRARVTMRQDDSDRAGPASWYALGEVQDSNFILLDVSEQPAGRYPIRDGYNEAFPHPDYCRRIADSFSEFLRGALASRGTWFWLNR, from the coding sequence ATGCCGATGGCCGAGTTGCTGGCGGAGGTTTCTCGGAGCCACTTCCCCAATCCTCCGGCGACAGTGGCGCAGATTGCCGAGTTCGAGGTTCGGGTTGGTTGGCGCCTGGACCCAGACCTTCGTGCCTTCTATCTGCACTGCGATGGCGCGCGGCTGTTCGACCGCATCGACCCCGCCTTCTACTTCTTTCCCTTGGCTGAGCTTCGTCGCGCTCGCGTCACCATGCGCCAGGACGACAGTGACCGGGCCGGGCCTGCTTCTTGGTACGCACTGGGGGAAGTACAAGACAGCAACTTCATCCTGCTGGATGTGAGTGAGCAGCCTGCTGGTCGCTACCCCATCCGGGATGGCTACAACGAGGCGTTCCCGCACCCCGATTACTGCCGGCGGATCGCGGACTCATTCTCCGAGTTCCTGCGTGGCGCACTGGCTTCCCGGGGGACGTGGTTCTGGCTCAATCGTTGA
- a CDS encoding hemerythrin domain-containing protein codes for MAQAEEVRGRSIGALASGRGGPGPLAPEQVIAAARGRADREGWTSRVTRGGPMDILELMIQQHHEAVALFEAFAEAPDDERPELAIQLAEALTLHLTIEERWIYPIARRTVGEEALAYAEEEHDALKRLILAMLRARNDLPALGDAVRELEQAVREHAQQEERAVLPRLGARATEQGLGLSCADIVKRAAEFRREALSEQGGEPWA; via the coding sequence GTGGCGCAAGCGGAAGAAGTACGAGGCCGGTCCATCGGCGCCCTGGCCAGCGGGCGAGGAGGACCCGGGCCCCTCGCGCCCGAGCAAGTGATTGCGGCGGCGCGCGGCCGTGCGGACCGTGAAGGCTGGACCTCGCGAGTCACGAGAGGCGGCCCCATGGACATCCTCGAGCTGATGATTCAGCAGCACCACGAGGCGGTCGCGCTGTTCGAGGCCTTCGCCGAAGCCCCGGACGACGAGCGCCCGGAATTGGCCATCCAGCTCGCCGAGGCGCTCACGCTGCACCTCACCATCGAGGAGCGGTGGATCTACCCCATCGCCCGCCGCACCGTGGGCGAGGAGGCGCTCGCCTACGCCGAGGAGGAGCACGACGCGCTCAAGCGCCTCATCCTCGCGATGCTGCGCGCGCGCAATGACCTCCCAGCGCTGGGAGACGCGGTGCGCGAGCTGGAGCAAGCGGTGCGCGAGCACGCGCAACAAGAGGAGCGCGCGGTGCTGCCTCGGCTGGGTGCGCGGGCGACGGAGCAGGGGTTGGGGCTGTCGTGCGCGGACATCGTCAAGCGCGCGGCGGAGTTCCGGCGCGAGGCGTTGAGTGAGCAAGGAGGCGAGCCCTGGGCTTGA
- a CDS encoding sigma-54-dependent Fis family transcriptional regulator has translation MRVLVVDDERNIRHTLRVCLEGFGCEVREAATPEAALAALAQAPADLAFVDLRLGSASGLDLLPRLLAESPGLDVILITAYATFDTAVEAMKRGARDYLPKPFTPAQIRHVVDRARAHRELSSQLGNLEGQLAQSVPEATLETGSSAMHAAIGLVTRAASSDAAVLLRGESGTGKGVLARALHSLSTRRRRPFVTVNCPTLSEQLLASELFGHVRGAFTGAVKDQPGRVEQAEGGTLFLDEIAEMSPALQAQLLRFLQEKQFERLGEGRTRKADVRVVAATNRDLEKDVAEGRFREDLMYRLNVIEVKLPALRERPEDILPMARRFVAFFARAAQRPVPELSPATEKMLVAWPWPGNVRELRNAVERALIVWPAGVLEPQAFPERIAAASGSVVAVGGEHTLEEVEREHILRVMSSAPTLDEAARILGIDASTLWRKRKKYEAGPSAPWPAGEEDPGPSRPSK, from the coding sequence ATGCGCGTGCTCGTCGTGGATGACGAGCGGAACATCCGCCACACCCTCCGGGTGTGCCTGGAGGGCTTTGGCTGCGAGGTGCGCGAGGCCGCCACGCCCGAGGCCGCCCTCGCCGCCCTGGCCCAGGCGCCCGCCGACCTGGCGTTCGTGGACCTGCGGCTGGGCTCCGCGAGCGGGCTGGACCTGCTGCCTCGGCTGCTGGCCGAATCGCCGGGCCTGGACGTCATCCTCATCACCGCCTACGCGACGTTCGACACGGCCGTGGAGGCGATGAAGCGGGGCGCGCGCGACTACCTGCCCAAGCCCTTCACGCCCGCGCAGATTCGCCACGTGGTGGACCGCGCGCGAGCACACCGCGAGCTGTCCTCGCAGTTGGGCAACCTGGAGGGCCAGCTCGCGCAGTCCGTGCCCGAGGCCACGCTGGAGACCGGCTCCTCCGCGATGCACGCGGCCATCGGGCTCGTGACGCGCGCGGCGAGTTCGGACGCGGCGGTGCTGCTGCGCGGGGAGAGCGGCACGGGCAAGGGCGTGCTCGCCCGGGCGCTGCACTCGTTGAGCACGCGCCGACGGCGCCCCTTCGTCACGGTGAACTGTCCCACGCTGTCCGAGCAGCTCCTGGCCAGCGAGCTGTTCGGCCACGTGCGCGGGGCCTTCACGGGCGCGGTGAAGGACCAGCCGGGGCGCGTGGAGCAGGCCGAGGGCGGCACGCTGTTCCTGGATGAGATCGCGGAGATGAGCCCCGCGCTCCAGGCGCAGTTGCTGCGGTTCCTTCAAGAGAAGCAGTTCGAGCGATTGGGCGAAGGCCGCACGCGCAAGGCGGACGTGCGCGTGGTGGCAGCGACCAACCGCGACCTGGAGAAGGACGTGGCGGAGGGGCGCTTCCGCGAGGACTTGATGTACCGGCTCAATGTCATCGAGGTGAAGCTGCCCGCGCTGCGCGAGCGCCCCGAGGACATCCTGCCGATGGCGCGGCGCTTCGTGGCGTTCTTCGCGCGCGCGGCGCAGCGGCCGGTGCCGGAGCTGTCGCCCGCGACGGAGAAGATGCTGGTGGCGTGGCCGTGGCCGGGCAACGTGCGCGAGCTGCGCAACGCGGTGGAGCGCGCGCTCATCGTCTGGCCCGCGGGCGTGCTGGAGCCGCAGGCGTTCCCGGAGCGCATCGCGGCGGCGAGCGGCTCTGTGGTGGCGGTGGGCGGCGAGCACACGCTGGAGGAGGTGGAGCGCGAGCACATCCTCCGGGTGATGTCCTCGGCGCCCACGCTGGACGAGGCGGCGCGCATCCTGGGAATCGACGCGTCGACGCTGTGGCGCAAGCGGAAGAAGTACGAGGCCGGTCCATCGGCGCCCTGGCCAGCGGGCGAGGAGGACCCGGGCCCCTCGCGCCCGAGCAAGTGA
- a CDS encoding universal stress protein has product MTTRRTRAEDFLELVERGRRGRLKLYIGFAAGVGKTYRMLEEAHALRKRGVDVVLGFVETHGRAETDALVRDLEQVPRKPYTYRDVTVEEMDLDAVLARKPQVAVVDELAHTNLPVCRHRKRYQDVQELLDAGINVIGAFNVQHLESLNDLVERTTGVTVRETIPDSFLKSADQVVNLDLAVEDLHERLKAGKIYAADKVPRALESFFKGENLSTLRELALREVAESLDRATGQHAKNGEEAQQKGGSWGRVLVALSSYPPRAATLLRRGSRMAGRLNTDWFVVYVETPREAPHLIDAEAQRHLLANIDKAKELGAEVVRLRSKHPVEALLDFARSHGVGHIIIGRSNQPKWKQMLGLTVDAQLLREGEGFDIHVVSFESLHEERRS; this is encoded by the coding sequence GTGACGACACGGCGCACGCGCGCGGAAGACTTCTTGGAGCTGGTGGAGCGCGGCCGGAGGGGCAGGCTGAAGCTCTACATCGGCTTCGCGGCGGGCGTGGGCAAGACGTATCGGATGCTCGAGGAGGCGCACGCCCTGCGCAAACGCGGGGTGGACGTGGTGCTCGGTTTCGTGGAGACGCATGGGCGCGCGGAGACGGATGCGCTCGTGCGAGACCTGGAGCAGGTGCCACGCAAGCCCTACACCTACCGAGACGTCACCGTGGAGGAGATGGACCTGGACGCGGTGCTGGCGCGCAAGCCCCAGGTCGCGGTGGTGGACGAGCTGGCCCACACGAACCTCCCGGTGTGTCGCCATCGCAAACGCTATCAAGACGTGCAGGAGCTGCTGGACGCGGGCATCAATGTCATTGGCGCCTTCAACGTGCAGCACCTGGAGAGCTTGAATGACCTCGTCGAGCGCACCACGGGCGTCACCGTGCGCGAGACGATTCCCGACAGCTTCCTGAAGAGCGCGGACCAGGTGGTGAACCTGGACCTCGCGGTGGAGGACCTGCACGAGCGCCTGAAGGCGGGAAAGATTTACGCTGCGGACAAGGTGCCGCGCGCGCTGGAGAGCTTCTTCAAGGGAGAGAACCTGTCCACGCTGCGCGAGCTGGCGCTGCGCGAGGTGGCGGAGAGTCTGGACCGGGCCACGGGGCAGCACGCGAAGAACGGCGAGGAGGCGCAGCAGAAGGGCGGCTCGTGGGGCCGAGTGCTAGTGGCGCTGTCGAGCTACCCGCCGCGCGCGGCGACGCTCCTGCGACGCGGTTCACGCATGGCGGGGCGGTTGAACACGGATTGGTTCGTCGTCTACGTGGAGACGCCGCGCGAGGCACCGCACCTCATCGACGCGGAGGCTCAGCGTCACTTGCTGGCGAACATCGATAAGGCGAAGGAGCTGGGCGCGGAGGTGGTCCGCCTGCGCTCGAAGCATCCCGTGGAGGCGTTGCTGGACTTCGCGCGCTCGCACGGCGTGGGGCACATCATCATCGGGCGCTCGAACCAGCCGAAGTGGAAGCAGATGCTGGGGCTGACGGTGGACGCGCAGCTCCTGCGTGAAGGAGAGGGCTTCGACATCCACGTGGTGTCCTTCGAGTCGCTGCACGAGGAGCGCCGGTCATGA
- a CDS encoding HAMP domain-containing protein, translated as MRLMLKQKMMVLPVVATLFLVAILVVSMVQGATARRLNERIGQELSPAVSQGQRVQSAFAVLHQDVVDAVADKSAAHVQALRDEAQLLEKDLEAARALPGMNPARVNEQVATFRAYWEVASNAVTLASRGDAGADAMLVRLEEPTKAVRDLLEKSLAHDDAALRDSFTEMSSSHATAQGWVLLLSLLCIASLAGLTFWMMREVTLPLARLTATATRIASEGDLSLPIDARSQDEVGDLARSIQTLMDRLAKVPQTLHAVVSELTNAAGRLNSASHEQLNFLTNQSRSLTEASSTIAEIAQTSNMAASRAEMVLKVAAQADAFSASGQVSIEKSAEGLQQIRQRVGALVGSIGHLSEQAVHAGEIISSVKDLADQSNVLALNAAIEAARAGEEGRGFAVVAKEMRALSGQSLQSTQRIGKILLEINQAIRQTVSIAEGDSQKMEEGIEQVLSSANTLKDITTVVQESSQAARQIVASVTQQNAGIAQMTEVVTQLSEMMSDVVAATSNAEEAVTQINSSLGKLQQLSTAFRV; from the coding sequence ATGCGGCTGATGCTCAAGCAGAAGATGATGGTGCTGCCCGTGGTGGCCACGCTGTTCCTGGTGGCCATCCTGGTGGTCTCGATGGTTCAGGGCGCCACGGCGCGGCGGCTCAACGAGCGCATCGGGCAGGAGCTCTCACCCGCGGTGTCTCAGGGCCAGCGCGTCCAATCCGCGTTCGCCGTGTTGCACCAGGACGTGGTGGACGCCGTGGCGGACAAGAGCGCCGCCCACGTGCAGGCCCTGCGGGACGAGGCGCAGCTCCTGGAGAAGGACCTGGAGGCGGCGCGCGCGCTGCCGGGCATGAACCCCGCGCGGGTGAATGAACAGGTGGCGACCTTCCGCGCGTACTGGGAGGTGGCCTCCAACGCCGTGACGCTGGCCTCGCGCGGTGACGCCGGGGCGGACGCCATGCTGGTGCGGCTGGAGGAGCCGACCAAGGCGGTGCGCGATCTGCTGGAGAAGTCGCTGGCGCACGACGACGCCGCGCTCCGCGACTCCTTCACGGAGATGTCTTCCTCGCACGCGACGGCGCAGGGCTGGGTGCTCTTGCTGTCGCTCCTGTGCATCGCGTCCCTGGCGGGGCTGACCTTCTGGATGATGCGCGAGGTGACGCTGCCCCTGGCCCGGCTGACCGCCACGGCCACGCGCATCGCCAGCGAGGGTGACCTGAGCCTGCCCATCGACGCGCGCTCGCAGGATGAGGTGGGCGACCTGGCCCGCAGCATCCAGACGCTGATGGACCGACTGGCCAAGGTGCCGCAGACGTTGCACGCGGTGGTCTCGGAGCTGACGAACGCGGCGGGCCGGTTGAACTCGGCCAGCCACGAGCAGCTCAACTTCCTCACCAACCAGTCGCGCAGCCTCACCGAGGCCAGCTCCACCATCGCGGAGATCGCCCAGACGTCCAACATGGCGGCGAGCCGCGCGGAGATGGTGCTCAAGGTGGCGGCGCAGGCGGATGCGTTCAGCGCGTCCGGTCAGGTCTCCATCGAGAAGAGCGCCGAGGGGCTCCAGCAGATCCGCCAGCGGGTGGGCGCGCTGGTGGGCAGCATCGGGCACCTGTCCGAGCAGGCCGTGCACGCCGGCGAAATCATCAGCAGCGTGAAGGACCTGGCGGACCAGTCCAACGTGCTGGCGCTCAACGCGGCCATCGAGGCGGCGCGCGCGGGGGAAGAGGGCCGCGGCTTCGCGGTGGTGGCCAAGGAGATGCGCGCGCTCAGCGGTCAGTCGCTCCAGAGCACCCAGCGCATCGGCAAGATCCTCCTGGAGATCAACCAGGCCATCCGTCAGACGGTGTCCATCGCGGAAGGGGACAGCCAGAAGATGGAGGAGGGCATCGAGCAGGTGCTGTCCTCGGCGAACACGCTCAAGGACATCACCACGGTGGTGCAGGAGAGCAGCCAGGCCGCGCGGCAAATCGTGGCCTCCGTCACCCAGCAGAACGCGGGCATCGCGCAGATGACCGAGGTGGTCACGCAGCTCTCCGAGATGATGAGCGACGTGGTCGCGGCCACCAGCAACGCGGAGGAGGCGGTGACGCAGATCAACTCCAGCCTCGGCAAGCTCCAGCAGCTCTCCACGGCGTTCCGCGTCTAG
- a CDS encoding HAMP domain-containing protein — translation MTLRGRLLLAQAPLALALVLLGVMAVVTLGRVGRSGQQILEDNYRSVLATQRMTEQLERMDSAALFIVAGDRERGVAQQAEQRPRLESELRVQEGNITEPGEAEATRRMRVAWERYRTEFDAFLQAPDSARTHDLYFKALSPAFQEAKRTAAAILDLNQDAMVRKSELLSRQSQRVNTLMVLAVVGALGIGLFFSTSLVHRAVRPVMVLSQAVRRLGQGDYAARAVVDGRDEMAQLGRDINTLAERLDQYRQSSLGELLQAQAVSQAAIDSLPDPVVVLGAEGDVLNVNRAGEDVLRLRLEGGGDVLGRVVPEVREILERVRAHVVGGHGAYQPRGYEDAVRVEAADGVRWLLPRGNPVYGETGDVVGATLLLQDVTRLRRFDELKNDLVATVAHEFRTPLTSLRMAIHLVAEGVVGPVTEKQADLMFAAREDCERLQGIVDDLLDLSRIQGGQLQLDVKPVRTEELVELALDTQRVTAEERGVHLLRDVSLDAETVSVDADRMQLVLGNLVGNAVKHTQAGGEVLVRVTPEETHMRFEVRDTGEGIPAEQQAKIFEKFYRAPGAPAGGAGLGLSIAKEIVQAHGGDIGVVSEPGQGSTFWFTIPKPS, via the coding sequence ATGACGCTGCGAGGCCGCTTGTTGTTGGCCCAGGCGCCGCTGGCGCTGGCGCTGGTGCTGCTCGGGGTCATGGCCGTCGTCACCCTGGGCCGAGTGGGGCGCTCGGGGCAGCAGATCCTGGAGGACAACTACCGCAGCGTGCTGGCGACGCAGCGGATGACGGAGCAGTTGGAGCGGATGGACAGCGCCGCGCTGTTCATCGTCGCGGGAGACCGAGAGCGAGGCGTGGCACAGCAGGCCGAGCAACGTCCGCGCCTGGAGTCCGAGCTGCGAGTCCAGGAAGGCAACATCACCGAGCCCGGTGAAGCGGAGGCCACGCGCCGGATGCGAGTGGCGTGGGAGCGCTATCGGACAGAGTTCGATGCGTTCTTGCAGGCACCAGACTCGGCGAGGACGCATGACCTGTATTTCAAGGCGTTGTCTCCCGCGTTTCAGGAAGCGAAGCGCACGGCGGCGGCCATCCTGGACCTGAACCAGGACGCGATGGTGCGCAAGAGCGAGCTGCTGAGTCGGCAGAGCCAGCGGGTGAACACGCTGATGGTGCTCGCGGTGGTGGGGGCGCTGGGAATCGGTCTCTTCTTCTCCACGTCCTTGGTGCACCGGGCGGTGCGGCCGGTGATGGTGTTGTCGCAAGCGGTGCGGCGGCTGGGGCAGGGGGACTACGCCGCGCGAGCGGTGGTGGACGGGCGCGACGAGATGGCGCAGCTCGGGCGAGACATCAACACCCTGGCCGAGCGGTTGGACCAATATCGACAGAGCAGCCTGGGGGAGCTGTTGCAGGCGCAGGCGGTGTCTCAGGCAGCCATCGACAGTCTGCCGGATCCGGTGGTGGTGCTCGGGGCGGAGGGGGACGTGCTGAACGTCAACCGAGCCGGTGAGGACGTCCTGCGTCTGCGATTGGAAGGGGGAGGGGACGTGCTGGGCCGAGTGGTGCCCGAGGTGCGTGAAATCCTGGAGCGGGTCCGGGCGCACGTGGTGGGTGGGCACGGGGCCTATCAGCCGCGGGGCTACGAGGACGCGGTGCGGGTGGAGGCCGCGGACGGGGTGCGATGGCTGTTGCCGCGAGGCAACCCCGTCTACGGCGAGACCGGGGACGTGGTGGGCGCGACGTTGTTGCTCCAGGACGTGACGAGGCTGCGTCGCTTCGACGAGCTGAAGAACGACCTGGTGGCGACGGTGGCGCACGAGTTCCGGACGCCGCTGACGTCGTTGCGGATGGCCATTCACCTCGTGGCGGAGGGAGTGGTGGGGCCGGTGACGGAGAAGCAGGCGGACCTGATGTTCGCGGCGCGAGAGGACTGCGAGCGGCTCCAGGGAATTGTGGATGACTTGTTGGATCTCTCGCGCATCCAGGGTGGCCAGCTCCAGTTGGATGTGAAGCCGGTGCGGACGGAGGAACTCGTCGAGTTGGCCCTGGACACGCAGCGAGTCACCGCGGAGGAGCGCGGCGTGCACCTCCTCCGAGACGTGTCACTGGACGCGGAGACGGTGTCCGTGGACGCGGACCGGATGCAACTCGTGTTGGGCAACCTGGTGGGCAACGCGGTGAAGCACACGCAGGCCGGAGGCGAAGTGCTCGTGCGAGTGACGCCCGAGGAAACGCACATGCGCTTCGAGGTCCGCGACACAGGAGAAGGAATCCCGGCGGAGCAGCAGGCGAAAATCTTCGAGAAGTTCTACCGAGCCCCCGGGGCACCGGCGGGAGGTGCGGGCCTGGGGCTCTCCATCGCGAAGGAGATTGTGCAGGCCCACGGAGGAGACATCGGGGTCGTGAGTGAACCAGGCCAGGGGAGCACCTTCTGGTTCACCATCCCGAAGCCGTCCTGA
- the rnk gene encoding nucleoside diphosphate kinase regulator, producing the protein MTRDHRLIVTDIDMERLERVVEQHGGTRNAAPVEQLEAELARAEVTPSASIAPDVVTMNSSVVFEDEETGEQRTVTLVYPQDARNGDGRVSVLAPIGSALLGLSVGQTIEWPLPGDRTKRLRIVAVPYQPEAAGHFHL; encoded by the coding sequence ATGACCCGAGACCATCGCCTCATCGTGACCGACATCGACATGGAGCGCCTGGAGCGCGTCGTCGAGCAACATGGCGGCACGCGCAACGCCGCGCCGGTGGAGCAACTGGAAGCGGAGCTGGCCCGCGCCGAGGTGACGCCCTCGGCCAGCATTGCGCCGGACGTGGTGACGATGAACAGCAGCGTCGTCTTCGAGGACGAAGAGACGGGCGAGCAGCGCACGGTGACGCTCGTGTATCCGCAGGACGCGCGCAACGGAGACGGGCGAGTCTCGGTGCTCGCGCCCATCGGGAGCGCGCTGCTGGGCCTGTCGGTGGGGCAGACCATCGAGTGGCCCCTTCCGGGAGACCGAACCAAGCGCCTGCGCATCGTGGCCGTGCCGTATCAGCCCGAGGCCGCGGGCCACTTCCACCTGTAG
- a CDS encoding class I SAM-dependent methyltransferase, producing MTRTFEAYVAEAEAASVDGWDFSWLDGRATEQRPSWGYHRLLAERLPRASAALDLQTGGGEILAQVPTLARLTVATESWPPNVAKATRLLHPRGVAVVVDEDKPPLPFGDAAFDLVVSRHPVKTWWHEIARVLRPGGTYLSQQVGPASVFELVEYFLGPQPPEVRRRRHPDDARAEAEAAGLEIIDLRLETLRTEFFDIGAVIYFLRKVIWMVPGFTVAAYLPRLRELHEHIQAQGPFLAHTTRFLVEARKPA from the coding sequence ATGACGCGCACCTTCGAGGCGTACGTGGCAGAGGCCGAGGCCGCCTCCGTGGACGGCTGGGACTTCTCCTGGCTGGACGGCCGCGCCACGGAGCAGCGCCCGTCCTGGGGCTACCATCGCCTCCTGGCTGAGCGCCTGCCGCGAGCCTCGGCCGCGCTCGACCTCCAGACGGGGGGCGGCGAAATCCTCGCCCAGGTGCCCACGCTGGCCCGGCTCACGGTGGCCACCGAGTCCTGGCCTCCCAACGTGGCGAAGGCCACGCGCCTCCTGCATCCACGCGGCGTGGCCGTGGTGGTGGACGAGGACAAGCCGCCCCTGCCCTTCGGCGACGCGGCGTTCGACCTCGTCGTCAGCCGCCATCCCGTGAAGACCTGGTGGCACGAGATTGCCCGCGTGCTGCGGCCCGGCGGCACGTACTTGTCCCAGCAAGTGGGGCCCGCCAGCGTCTTCGAGCTGGTCGAATACTTCCTCGGCCCTCAGCCGCCCGAGGTGCGTCGCCGGAGGCATCCCGACGACGCACGCGCGGAGGCGGAGGCCGCGGGGCTGGAGATCATCGACCTCCGCCTGGAGACACTGCGCACCGAGTTCTTCGACATCGGCGCGGTCATCTACTTCCTGCGCAAGGTCATCTGGATGGTGCCGGGATTCACCGTCGCCGCGTACCTGCCTCGGCTGCGGGAGCTGCATGAGCACATCCAGGCCCAGGGCCCCTTCCTCGCGCACACCACGCGCTTCCTGGTGGAGGCGCGCAAGCCCGCGTGA
- a CDS encoding peptidoglycan-binding protein, whose protein sequence is MSGTTSVHSQPTRTTATQLTAARATGRDPNAILSQYQPTGASQRTASQDGLRAGVDASHKMAQTDLARLKKYTAGIEAAAKKYDLPPALLAAIASRESRAGAALDRSGRGDNGNGFGLMQVDQRYHKPQGGPYSTEHIEQAAGILKGMLNEVKKKHPDWPPVQQLRGAVAAYNSGTGNVRTIKNMDVGTTGNDYSNDVWARAQALAPHFGGAATQGTNTGIVPNKPGTNTGIVPPKPGPGTNTGIVPPRPGTNTGIVPNKPAHVGDGFETSGAHKWTPAPSLHDVKEGKKTLHEGMQGPAVKHLQQMLGVPADGKFGPVTKKAVADFQKAAGLKPGAGAEGYVGKATLAALEKKAAHGTHSKPGTVTPQSTTTQETKDSGAVLGNGVRINTNDPTLKKLATAALRNGETGYCVKTTLDNMHRLGIPNTPAATGNDPNNPRGGMAQMLRHGWESIPFPGARQQTIHSNYGDAKANVVSAAQYKKLVAEGKVPDGAIIFQTRHGWDYSGGSKGNDMGIVRNNGRTTHNYQDMSSIIYSDCKDVVILVPKSAIQRN, encoded by the coding sequence ATGAGTGGCACCACGTCTGTCCATTCTCAGCCGACGCGTACAACCGCAACGCAACTCACCGCCGCGCGGGCGACCGGCCGTGACCCGAATGCCATTCTTTCGCAGTACCAGCCGACGGGCGCCTCGCAGCGCACCGCCAGCCAGGACGGGCTGCGCGCGGGCGTGGACGCGTCCCACAAGATGGCGCAGACGGATTTGGCCCGACTGAAGAAGTACACGGCGGGCATCGAGGCGGCGGCGAAGAAGTATGACCTGCCCCCCGCGCTGTTGGCTGCCATTGCCAGCCGCGAGTCGCGCGCGGGCGCGGCGTTGGACCGCTCCGGCCGCGGGGACAACGGCAATGGCTTTGGGCTGATGCAGGTGGATCAGCGCTATCACAAGCCCCAGGGCGGCCCGTACAGCACCGAGCACATCGAGCAGGCGGCCGGAATCCTGAAGGGGATGCTCAACGAGGTGAAGAAGAAGCACCCGGACTGGCCCCCGGTGCAGCAGCTTCGCGGCGCGGTGGCGGCGTACAACTCGGGCACCGGCAACGTTCGCACCATCAAGAACATGGATGTCGGCACCACGGGCAACGACTACTCCAACGACGTGTGGGCGCGCGCGCAGGCGCTGGCCCCGCACTTCGGCGGCGCGGCGACGCAGGGCACCAACACGGGCATCGTCCCGAACAAGCCGGGTACGAACACGGGCATCGTCCCTCCCAAGCCGGGCCCGGGGACGAACACGGGCATCGTTCCCCCCAGGCCGGGGACGAACACGGGCATCGTCCCCAACAAGCCCGCGCATGTGGGGGACGGCTTCGAGACCTCGGGGGCGCACAAGTGGACTCCGGCGCCCTCGCTGCACGACGTGAAGGAGGGCAAGAAGACGCTGCACGAGGGCATGCAGGGCCCGGCCGTGAAGCACCTCCAGCAGATGCTCGGCGTCCCGGCGGACGGCAAGTTCGGCCCGGTGACCAAGAAGGCAGTGGCGGACTTCCAGAAGGCCGCGGGCCTCAAGCCGGGCGCGGGCGCCGAGGGCTACGTGGGCAAGGCCACGCTCGCCGCGCTGGAGAAGAAGGCCGCGCACGGCACGCACAGCAAGCCGGGCACCGTCACCCCGCAGAGCACCACCACGCAGGAGACGAAGGACTCCGGCGCCGTGCTGGGCAACGGCGTGCGCATCAACACGAACGACCCCACGCTGAAGAAGCTGGCCACCGCCGCGCTCCGCAACGGCGAGACGGGCTACTGCGTGAAGACGACGCTCGACAACATGCACCGCCTGGGCATCCCCAACACGCCCGCGGCCACGGGGAATGATCCGAACAACCCGCGCGGCGGCATGGCGCAGATGCTGCGCCATGGCTGGGAGTCCATTCCCTTCCCGGGCGCGCGTCAGCAGACCATCCACAGCAACTACGGCGACGCGAAGGCCAACGTCGTCTCGGCCGCGCAGTACAAGAAGCTGGTCGCCGAGGGGAAGGTCCCGGATGGCGCCATCATCTTCCAGACGCGCCATGGCTGGGATTACAGCGGCGGGTCCAAGGGCAATGACATGGGCATCGTGCGCAACAACGGGCGCACCACGCACAACTACCAGGACATGAGCTCCATCATCTATTCGGACTGCAAGGACGTGGTCATCCTCGTCCCCAAGAGCGCCATCCAGCGCAACTGA